Proteins from a genomic interval of Salinivibrio kushneri:
- a CDS encoding ABC transporter permease codes for MLIYTLRRLNLFLITLVILTLVAYNIMLLAPHSNWHQFDYWIGWIYYIRQLLDGDLGLAANGSPVVETLAHVAPATLELCFAALFISLIVGVPLGTLAGIRSQGPADKVISSFALVVFSIPTFWLAILFIMVFSLDLQWFPVSGRYNLLYEIPHISGFALVDLWLSDLPLQGKAATDIVRHLVLPTLTLAVVPTTEIIKMVRDSMAYVMRQNYIKAAATKGLSKTEIVLRHGMKNAIPPIIPNFGLLVSTMVTFVIIVESVFNWPGIGRWLLDTLIAKDYVSVQGGVLVIGGFVLLINIISDVLGAFMNPLVRKKWYALK; via the coding sequence ATGTTGATTTATACGTTACGACGCCTCAACTTATTTTTAATCACCCTAGTGATCCTCACTTTGGTCGCCTATAACATTATGTTGCTGGCACCCCATTCAAATTGGCACCAATTTGATTACTGGATAGGCTGGATCTACTACATTCGCCAACTGCTTGATGGCGACCTCGGCTTAGCCGCCAATGGCTCACCGGTTGTCGAGACACTGGCGCACGTCGCACCCGCGACCTTAGAGCTATGCTTTGCCGCGCTCTTTATTAGCTTGATTGTGGGCGTGCCACTGGGCACGCTGGCTGGCATTCGTAGCCAAGGGCCAGCCGATAAAGTGATTTCTTCGTTTGCTCTGGTGGTGTTCTCCATCCCTACATTCTGGTTGGCTATCCTCTTTATCATGGTTTTCTCGCTCGACTTACAGTGGTTTCCGGTGTCTGGGCGCTATAACCTTTTGTATGAAATCCCGCATATTTCCGGCTTCGCGCTGGTGGATTTGTGGCTGTCAGACTTACCGCTACAAGGCAAGGCCGCAACAGATATTGTCCGCCACCTGGTGTTACCGACCCTAACGCTTGCCGTGGTCCCGACCACCGAGATCATTAAAATGGTACGCGACTCTATGGCCTATGTGATGCGACAGAATTACATCAAAGCCGCCGCGACCAAGGGGCTATCAAAAACGGAAATCGTGCTTCGTCACGGGATGAAAAACGCCATTCCACCGATCATCCCTAATTTTGGTTTACTGGTTTCCACTATGGTGACCTTTGTGATCATCGTCGAGTCAGTCTTTAACTGGCCTGGGATTGGGCGCTGGCTACTCGATACGCTCATCGCTAAAGATTATGTGTCAGTACAAGGCGGCGTCTTGGTCATTGGTGGGTTTGTATTACTGATTAATATCATCTCGGATGTATTGGGGGCCTTTATGAACCCGCTGGTAAGGAAAAAATGGTATGCCCTCAAATAG
- the ihfB gene encoding integration host factor subunit beta — MTKSELIERLCSQQAHLSAKQVEDAIKEILEHMATTLESGDRIEIRGFGSFSLHYRAPRVGRNPKTGEKVELDGKYVPHFKPGKELRDRVNIYG; from the coding sequence ATGACCAAATCTGAGTTAATTGAAAGGCTCTGTAGTCAGCAAGCCCATCTGTCTGCTAAGCAGGTAGAGGATGCTATCAAGGAAATCCTTGAGCATATGGCGACCACACTTGAAAGCGGTGATCGGATCGAAATCCGTGGTTTTGGTAGTTTCTCACTGCATTATCGCGCGCCTCGTGTGGGGCGTAATCCGAAAACAGGGGAAAAAGTGGAGCTTGACGGTAAATACGTCCCGCACTTCAAACCTGGTAAGGAGCTTCGTGATCGCGTTAACATCTATGGTTAA
- the rpsA gene encoding 30S ribosomal protein S1 — MTESFAQLFEESLKEIETRPGSIVKGTVVAIENGFVLVDAGLKSESSIPADQFKNAAGELEIEIGGEVDVALDAVEDGFGETQLSREKAKRHEAWIQLEKAYEEAETVNGVINGKVKGGFTVELNGIRAFLPGSLVDVRPVRDTSHLEGKELEFKVIKLDQKRNNVVVSRRAVIESENSVERDELLASLQEGMEVKGIVKNLTDYGAFVDLGGVDGLLHITDMAWKRVKHPSEIVNVGDEINVKVLKFDRERTRVSLGLKQLGEDPWVAIANRYPEGHKLTGRVTNLTDYGCFVEIEEGVEGLVHVSEMDWTNKNIHPSKVVNVGDEVEVMVLDIDEERRRISLGLKQCKANPWQQFAETQNKGDRVTGKIKSITDFGIFIGLDGGIDGLVHLSDISWNVAGEEAVREYKKGDEISAVVLQVDAERERISLGIKQMEEDPFNNYLAANKKGAIVNGTVTAVDAKGATVELAEGVEGYLRASEAARDRVEDATQVLSVGDSVEAKFTGVDRKNRVLNLSVRLKDEADEQEAMASLNKSDEGAIGNAMADAFKAAKSE, encoded by the coding sequence ATGACTGAATCTTTTGCTCAACTCTTTGAAGAGTCTCTAAAAGAAATCGAAACTCGCCCAGGTTCTATTGTTAAGGGTACTGTTGTTGCTATCGAGAACGGTTTCGTTCTGGTTGACGCAGGCCTGAAATCTGAATCGTCTATTCCAGCTGACCAATTCAAGAACGCTGCTGGCGAACTTGAAATTGAAATCGGCGGTGAAGTCGATGTAGCCCTGGACGCAGTGGAAGATGGTTTCGGTGAAACTCAGCTTTCTCGTGAGAAAGCGAAGCGTCACGAAGCTTGGATCCAGCTAGAGAAAGCGTACGAAGAAGCTGAAACCGTTAACGGTGTTATTAACGGTAAAGTGAAAGGTGGTTTCACCGTAGAACTGAACGGCATCCGTGCGTTCCTACCGGGTTCACTGGTTGACGTTCGTCCAGTACGTGATACTTCTCACCTGGAAGGCAAAGAGCTCGAGTTCAAAGTAATCAAGCTTGACCAGAAGCGCAACAACGTTGTGGTTTCTCGTCGTGCGGTTATCGAGTCAGAAAACAGCGTTGAGCGTGACGAGCTGCTAGCTTCTCTGCAAGAAGGCATGGAAGTTAAAGGTATCGTTAAGAACCTGACTGACTACGGTGCGTTCGTTGATCTTGGCGGCGTTGACGGCCTGCTTCACATCACTGACATGGCGTGGAAGCGCGTTAAGCACCCATCAGAAATCGTTAATGTTGGTGACGAAATCAACGTTAAGGTTCTGAAGTTTGACCGTGAGCGTACTCGCGTATCGCTTGGCCTGAAACAACTGGGTGAAGATCCATGGGTAGCTATTGCTAACCGTTACCCAGAAGGTCACAAGCTGACTGGCCGTGTAACCAACCTAACTGACTACGGCTGCTTCGTTGAAATCGAAGAAGGCGTTGAAGGTCTGGTACACGTGTCTGAAATGGACTGGACCAACAAGAACATCCACCCATCTAAAGTGGTTAACGTGGGTGACGAAGTTGAAGTCATGGTTCTGGACATCGACGAAGAGCGTCGTCGTATCAGCCTTGGTCTGAAACAGTGTAAAGCCAACCCATGGCAGCAATTCGCTGAAACTCAGAACAAAGGCGATCGTGTAACTGGTAAGATCAAGTCAATCACTGACTTCGGTATCTTCATCGGTCTAGACGGCGGCATCGACGGTCTGGTTCACTTGTCTGACATTTCTTGGAACGTGGCTGGCGAAGAAGCCGTTCGCGAATACAAGAAAGGCGACGAGATCTCAGCAGTGGTTCTTCAGGTTGACGCCGAGCGTGAGCGTATCTCACTGGGCATCAAGCAGATGGAAGAAGACCCATTCAACAACTACCTGGCGGCGAACAAGAAAGGTGCTATCGTTAACGGTACGGTAACGGCTGTTGACGCGAAAGGCGCAACTGTTGAGCTTGCAGAAGGTGTTGAAGGTTATCTGCGTGCTTCTGAAGCCGCGCGTGACCGTGTTGAAGACGCGACACAAGTCCTTTCAGTTGGCGACAGCGTTGAAGCGAAGTTCACCGGCGTTGACCGTAAGAACCGCGTTCTGAACCTGTCTGTTCGTCTGAAAGACGAAGCTGACGAGCAAGAAGCGATGGCTAGCCTGAACAAATCTGATGAAGGCGCTATCGGTAATGCTATGGCTGACGCGTTTAAAGCAGCGAAGAGCGAATAA
- the lapB gene encoding lipopolysaccharide assembly protein LapB — MLELLFLLLPIAAGYGWYMGNRNARHRRQEQSHHLSRQYVAGLNLLLSEQSDKAVDLFIELLQVDNETIDTHLALGNLFRSRGEVDRAIRIHQNLIARPNLTLDQRNLAMQQLAKDYMVAGFFDRAEKIFSELVDEPDYQEFALQQLLAIFQQTREWENAIDTASKLVKMGKHKLRKDIAHFHCELAMQQLAEGDEHKARQCFRRALSYDKSCVRASLKLAKLDIQHEDYKGAIKQLENILEQDADFVSEALPLLAESYRALGREMHLVRFLKECIEKNAGVSAELMLSEVIGNNENIAMAQSFLTRQLTRNPTMRGFHKLMEYHVDQAEEGRAKTSLNTLKDLVAEQMKVKPHYRCRKCGFSTHALYWQCPSCKSWGAIKPIRGLDGE, encoded by the coding sequence ATGCTAGAGCTGTTGTTTCTGTTGCTCCCCATTGCGGCCGGTTACGGCTGGTATATGGGTAACAGGAATGCTCGTCATCGACGGCAAGAACAGTCACATCACTTGTCTCGTCAGTATGTGGCGGGGCTCAATCTGCTGCTGTCTGAACAATCAGATAAAGCAGTCGATCTGTTTATCGAGCTACTCCAGGTCGACAATGAGACCATTGATACCCACCTTGCCCTCGGCAATCTGTTTCGCTCTCGGGGCGAAGTCGATCGCGCGATTCGCATCCACCAGAACCTGATTGCTCGCCCTAATCTGACGCTTGATCAACGCAACCTCGCCATGCAACAGCTGGCCAAAGATTACATGGTCGCCGGGTTTTTTGATCGCGCAGAAAAGATATTTTCCGAGCTGGTGGATGAGCCAGATTATCAAGAGTTTGCCCTTCAGCAGTTGTTGGCTATCTTTCAGCAAACCCGAGAGTGGGAAAACGCGATTGATACCGCGAGCAAACTGGTCAAGATGGGCAAGCACAAGTTACGTAAAGACATTGCCCATTTTCATTGTGAGCTGGCGATGCAACAACTCGCTGAGGGCGATGAACACAAGGCACGGCAATGCTTTCGCCGCGCCCTGTCGTATGATAAGAGCTGTGTGCGTGCCAGTTTGAAGCTGGCCAAGCTTGATATCCAGCATGAAGACTACAAAGGGGCGATCAAGCAGCTGGAGAACATCCTTGAGCAGGATGCGGACTTTGTCAGTGAAGCGCTACCTTTGCTGGCGGAGAGCTACCGTGCATTAGGGCGTGAAATGCATCTGGTCCGATTTTTAAAAGAGTGTATTGAAAAGAACGCTGGGGTCAGCGCAGAGCTGATGCTGTCAGAAGTGATTGGCAACAATGAAAATATCGCGATGGCGCAAAGTTTTCTCACTCGCCAGCTTACTCGCAATCCGACCATGCGCGGTTTCCATAAGTTGATGGAATACCATGTCGACCAAGCCGAAGAGGGCCGCGCGAAAACCAGTTTGAACACGCTGAAAGACTTGGTCGCCGAACAGATGAAGGTGAAACCGCATTATCGTTGTCGAAAATGCGGCTTCTCCACTCACGCGCTTTACTGGCAATGCCCGTCCTGCAAAAGCTGGGGGGCAATCAAGCCAATCCGGGGGCTTGATGGTGAATAA
- the sapC gene encoding putrescine export ABC transporter permease SapC, whose translation MPSNSVYVEQHIPTQFERTWNAFRRNKLAVIGFWCLVGLILVTLFAPLLAPWSPQHQTGHLLMAPSWVQSGQIEYFLGTDDLSRDMLSRLIAGSRLTFGYALITALAASLVGVAIGVLAGMTKGLKSSVLNHILDSILSIPSLLLAIIVVAFLGVGETQVLLAIWLSLIPRIIRAVYTAVHDEIGKDYIIAARLDGANDFYLLYHSILPNIVTVLSTEITRAISVAILDVAALGFLGLGAQPPAPEWGAMLGDSVELIFTAPWTVTLPGMAIAFSVLVVNLVGEGVSQAINAGTE comes from the coding sequence ATGCCCTCAAATAGTGTGTACGTTGAACAGCATATCCCGACCCAATTCGAGCGCACCTGGAATGCGTTTCGTCGCAACAAGCTTGCGGTGATTGGTTTTTGGTGCCTGGTTGGGCTCATCCTTGTTACCTTATTTGCCCCCCTACTCGCCCCGTGGAGCCCGCAGCATCAAACAGGCCACTTACTGATGGCGCCCTCTTGGGTGCAATCAGGGCAAATTGAGTACTTTTTAGGGACCGATGATCTGAGCCGCGATATGCTCTCGCGCCTGATTGCGGGCTCTCGACTCACCTTTGGCTATGCGCTGATCACCGCATTGGCCGCGTCGCTGGTCGGTGTGGCGATTGGCGTACTGGCTGGGATGACCAAGGGACTCAAGTCGAGTGTATTAAACCATATCCTAGATAGCATCCTTTCTATTCCATCATTATTGTTGGCCATTATCGTGGTGGCGTTTTTAGGTGTGGGAGAAACCCAAGTATTACTCGCTATTTGGCTATCACTGATCCCACGTATCATTCGCGCCGTGTATACCGCGGTGCATGATGAAATAGGGAAAGACTATATCATTGCCGCGCGCTTAGATGGGGCCAATGATTTTTATCTCCTTTATCACTCGATTTTGCCCAATATCGTCACTGTGCTGAGTACCGAAATTACCCGCGCGATTTCTGTCGCCATTCTTGATGTGGCGGCACTCGGCTTTTTAGGTCTTGGGGCACAGCCGCCCGCGCCTGAATGGGGCGCTATGTTAGGGGATTCTGTCGAGCTGATTTTCACTGCGCCTTGGACAGTCACTTTGCCTGGAATGGCGATTGCGTTCAGTGTGTTGGTTGTTAACCTTGTCGGTGAAGGCGTCAGCCAAGCCATCAACGCAGGAACTGAATAA
- the cmk gene encoding (d)CMP kinase, producing the protein MPTQAPVITVDGPSGAGKGTLCMRLAETLGWHLLDSGAIYRVLALAAIHHDVDTASEDALVPLAANLDVQFIAEGELVKVILEGEDVSGALRTEQVGNQASKVAALPRVREALLRRQRAFVGEPGLIADGRDMGTVVFPQAEAKIFLDASAEERARRRQHQLQGKGVNVTFDRLLSEIQERDDRDRNRAVAPLRPASDALVLDSTSLSIDEVIAQALAFIESKLSAA; encoded by the coding sequence ATGCCGACACAGGCGCCTGTGATTACAGTAGATGGCCCAAGTGGTGCAGGAAAAGGAACCTTATGTATGCGGTTGGCGGAGACACTAGGCTGGCATTTGCTAGACTCTGGCGCCATCTACCGTGTTTTGGCATTAGCGGCGATTCATCATGACGTAGATACCGCATCAGAAGACGCGCTGGTACCGTTGGCGGCGAACCTAGACGTCCAATTTATCGCTGAGGGTGAACTGGTGAAGGTGATCCTCGAAGGGGAAGATGTGTCTGGTGCCTTACGCACTGAACAAGTGGGCAACCAAGCATCAAAAGTCGCGGCCCTCCCGCGTGTTCGCGAGGCATTGTTGCGCCGTCAGCGTGCGTTTGTCGGCGAGCCAGGTTTGATTGCTGATGGCCGTGATATGGGCACCGTGGTCTTTCCGCAAGCCGAGGCGAAAATCTTCCTGGATGCTAGCGCAGAAGAACGCGCGCGCCGGCGCCAGCATCAGTTGCAAGGCAAGGGGGTTAATGTTACCTTTGACCGCCTTTTAAGCGAAATTCAAGAGCGTGATGATCGTGACCGCAATCGAGCGGTGGCGCCATTGCGTCCCGCGTCAGATGCATTAGTGCTAGACTCAACGTCGCTATCAATCGACGAAGTGATTGCACAAGCACTGGCGTTTATTGAAAGCAAATTATCGGCTGCATAA
- a CDS encoding LapA family protein, with the protein MKILGILFLVLCFLITLALGAQNQDVVNFNYLIAQGEFRLSVILGIVFVMGFGIGWLICGALYLKARVTARRLRKQVDKQRKELDKLRTDPLKEQ; encoded by the coding sequence GTGAAAATACTCGGCATTCTGTTTCTGGTGTTATGTTTTCTGATCACTTTGGCGCTGGGAGCGCAAAACCAAGATGTGGTCAACTTTAACTACTTAATTGCCCAAGGGGAATTTCGTCTTTCTGTGATCTTGGGTATCGTCTTTGTCATGGGTTTTGGCATTGGCTGGTTAATCTGCGGTGCGTTATACCTAAAAGCGAGAGTGACCGCTCGAAGACTGCGTAAGCAGGTGGATAAGCAACGCAAAGAACTTGATAAATTGCGCACGGACCCGCTTAAGGAACAATAA
- the pyrF gene encoding orotidine-5'-phosphate decarboxylase → MHDPKVIVALDYADMNQALAFVDKIEPGSCRLKVGKEMFTLFGPALVKQLHAGGHEVFLDLKFHDIPNTCARAVSAAAELGVWMVNVHASGGERMMVAAREALAPYGGNRPWLIGVTVLTSMTANDLADSGLHTSPQAQVQRLAGLTKQAGLDGVVCSAHEASLLKAECGDGFKVITPGIRPAGSDQGDQRRVMTPKEAVQAGSDYLVIGRPVTQAADPAAVLAAINQTLTG, encoded by the coding sequence ATGCACGACCCAAAAGTCATCGTGGCACTCGATTACGCAGACATGAATCAAGCACTGGCCTTTGTGGATAAGATAGAGCCGGGCTCATGTCGCTTAAAAGTGGGCAAAGAAATGTTCACCTTATTTGGGCCGGCATTAGTTAAACAGCTGCACGCGGGGGGACACGAGGTATTTCTCGATCTAAAATTCCACGACATCCCCAATACGTGTGCACGTGCGGTGTCGGCGGCGGCTGAGTTAGGGGTCTGGATGGTCAACGTCCACGCCTCTGGTGGCGAGCGAATGATGGTTGCGGCACGTGAAGCCCTCGCCCCCTATGGCGGCAATCGCCCCTGGTTGATTGGCGTGACCGTACTGACCAGCATGACAGCAAACGATTTAGCTGACAGTGGCCTTCATACGTCACCGCAAGCACAGGTGCAGCGCTTAGCGGGGTTAACCAAGCAGGCAGGGCTTGATGGGGTGGTGTGCTCTGCGCATGAAGCCAGTCTATTGAAGGCTGAATGTGGAGATGGGTTTAAGGTGATCACTCCGGGGATCCGTCCCGCCGGCAGTGACCAAGGTGACCAACGCCGAGTGATGACGCCAAAAGAAGCGGTGCAAGCGGGCTCTGATTATCTTGTGATCGGTCGGCCAGTAACGCAGGCAGCCGATCCTGCTGCTGTGCTGGCAGCGATCAACCAAACGTTAACTGGCTAA
- a CDS encoding peptide ABC transporter ATP-binding protein, which yields MPLLDIRHLTIEIETPQGMVKAVDRMSLTINDGEIRGLVGESGSGKSLVAKAICGVTKDQWHVTADRLRLGNIDLLELPARERRHVVGKDIAMIFQEPSTCLDPSEVVGHQLEEAIPPASFSGSWWQRLNWRKQHSIALLHKVGIKDHKRVMESYPYELTDGECQKVMIAMAIANRPRLLIADEPTNELDPITQAQIFRLLSRTNQLSNTTILLISHDLTLVTRWADRITVMYCGQSVESGNREQILTTPHHPYTDALLRTMPDFSRDIPHKSKLETLPGSIPPLQHLPIGCRLGPRCPYAQRKCVETPHTQKVKNHKFACHFPLNMENKHGRSS from the coding sequence ATGCCGTTACTTGATATTCGACACCTGACCATAGAAATAGAAACCCCACAAGGCATGGTGAAAGCCGTCGATCGTATGAGTTTAACCATCAATGATGGTGAAATTCGTGGCTTGGTGGGTGAATCCGGATCGGGCAAAAGCTTAGTGGCTAAAGCCATTTGCGGCGTCACTAAGGATCAATGGCATGTGACCGCCGACCGATTACGCTTGGGTAATATCGACCTATTAGAACTGCCCGCGCGCGAACGTCGCCATGTGGTCGGCAAAGACATTGCGATGATTTTCCAAGAGCCCTCTACCTGTCTTGACCCTTCCGAAGTGGTGGGGCATCAGCTTGAAGAGGCGATTCCGCCCGCTTCATTCTCAGGCAGTTGGTGGCAGCGTTTGAATTGGCGAAAACAACATTCGATTGCCTTGCTGCATAAAGTGGGCATCAAGGATCACAAGCGAGTCATGGAAAGCTACCCGTACGAGCTGACCGATGGCGAGTGTCAAAAGGTGATGATTGCGATGGCGATTGCCAACCGCCCTCGCCTATTGATTGCCGATGAACCGACCAACGAGTTAGATCCCATTACTCAGGCGCAGATATTTCGTTTACTGAGTCGCACCAATCAGCTCTCCAACACCACCATTTTGCTGATTAGTCATGACCTGACCTTGGTGACGCGTTGGGCTGATAGGATCACCGTGATGTATTGTGGCCAGTCAGTGGAATCGGGTAACCGCGAGCAAATTTTGACGACGCCGCACCACCCCTATACCGATGCCTTATTGCGGACGATGCCTGATTTTAGTCGCGACATCCCCCACAAGAGCAAGCTAGAGACCTTGCCTGGCTCAATACCGCCACTACAGCATTTGCCCATCGGTTGTCGACTGGGGCCACGTTGCCCGTATGCGCAGCGTAAATGTGTGGAAACCCCACATACGCAAAAAGTGAAAAACCATAAATTTGCCTGTCATTTCCCACTCAACATGGAGAACAAGCATGGCCGCTCTTCTTGA
- a CDS encoding peptide ABC transporter ATP-binding protein: MAALLEIDGLTKDYHHRTGWLRKRVTHAVKPVSFSLDVGETIAFVGENGSGKSTLARMIAGVIEPTAGQIRVNGETLRYKDYQTRCKLIRMIFQDPNTSLNPRNQIGQILEGPLRRNTNMTPQERGKRIKNTLLRVGLLPEHAYFYPQMLATGQKQRVSLARALILQPSVIIADEALNGLDMSMRSQIINLLLELQDEMGLSYVYVSQHMGVIKHVTDKLMVMQKGNVVESGNTADIFANPQHGLTQRLIDSHFTAPVLDRRSRKSAGARP; the protein is encoded by the coding sequence ATGGCCGCTCTTCTTGAAATAGATGGGCTCACCAAAGATTATCATCACCGGACTGGGTGGTTGAGAAAGCGTGTCACTCATGCGGTTAAGCCTGTGTCTTTTTCATTGGATGTGGGGGAAACCATTGCCTTTGTGGGCGAAAATGGCTCAGGAAAATCAACTCTAGCACGCATGATTGCGGGTGTTATCGAGCCGACGGCAGGGCAAATCCGAGTTAATGGCGAGACGCTGCGTTACAAAGATTACCAAACCCGATGTAAATTGATTCGGATGATCTTCCAAGATCCGAACACCTCGCTCAACCCACGCAATCAGATCGGGCAAATCTTAGAAGGCCCCTTGCGACGAAACACCAACATGACCCCGCAAGAGCGCGGCAAACGCATTAAGAACACGCTATTGCGTGTGGGCTTGTTACCCGAGCACGCCTACTTTTATCCGCAAATGCTGGCCACCGGCCAAAAGCAACGGGTATCGCTTGCGAGAGCCTTAATTCTGCAACCCAGTGTCATTATCGCTGATGAAGCCTTAAATGGCTTGGATATGTCCATGCGCTCGCAAATCATCAACTTGTTGTTGGAGTTACAAGATGAGATGGGACTGTCTTACGTGTATGTGTCTCAGCATATGGGGGTGATTAAACACGTCACTGACAAATTGATGGTGATGCAAAAAGGGAACGTGGTGGAATCAGGCAATACCGCAGACATTTTTGCCAACCCGCAACACGGCTTGACGCAAAGGCTGATTGATAGTCATTTTACCGCACCTGTCTTAGACCGGCGTTCGCGTAAATCAGCTGGCGCACGGCCATAG